A DNA window from Bos mutus isolate GX-2022 chromosome 11, NWIPB_WYAK_1.1, whole genome shotgun sequence contains the following coding sequences:
- the PEX13 gene encoding peroxisome biogenesis factor 13: MASQPPPPPKPWETRRIPGTGPGPGPGPTFQSAELGPTLLTRPGQPTLTRVPPPILPRPSQQTGSGNLNTFRPAYSSFSSGYGAYGNSFYGSYSPYSYGYNGLGYNRLRIDDLPPSRFVQQAEESSRGAFQSIESIVHAFASVSMMMDATFSAVYNSFRAVLDVANHFSRLKIHFTKVFSAFALVRTIRYLYRRLQWMIGLRRGLENEDLWAESEGTVACLGAEDRAANSAKSWPIFLFFAVILGGPYLIWKLLSTHSDEVTDNTNWASGEDDHVVARAEYDFVAVSEEEISFRAGDMLNLALKEQQPRVRGWLLASLDGQTTGLIPANYVKILGKRRGRKTVESSKISKQQQSFTNTTLIKGATAADSLDDQEAAFESVFVETNKVPVASDSTGKNGDKQDL; the protein is encoded by the exons ATCTGCTGAATTGGGTCCTACTTTATTGACAAGACCTGGACAGCCAACACTTACCAGAGTGCCACCACCCATTCTTCCAAGGCCATCACAGCAGACAGGAAGCGGCAATTTGAACACTTTCAGACCTGCTTACAGTTCATTTTCTTCTGGATATGGTGCCTATGGAAATTCATTTTATGGAAGCTATAGCCCTTATAGTTATGGATATAACGGGCTGGGCTATAACCGCCTTCGTATAGATGATCTTCCACCTAGTAGATTCGTTCAGCAAGCTGAAGAAAGCAGCAGAGGTGCATTTCAGTCCATTGAAAGTATTGTGCATGCATTTGCCTCTGTCAGCATGATGATGGATGCTACTTTTTCAGCTGTCTATAACAGTTTCAGAGCTGTATTGGATGTAGCAAACCACTTTTCCCGATTAAAAATACACTTCACAAAGGTTTTTTCAGCTTTTGCATTAGTTAGGACTATAAGGTATCTTTATAGACGGTTACAGTGGATGATAGGTTTAAGAAGAGGCTTGGAGAATGAGGACCtatgggcagaaagtgaaggaaccGTGGCTTGCCTTGGTGCTGAGGACAGAGCAGCTAACTCAGCAAAATCTTGGCCAATATTCTTATTCTTTGCTGTTATCCTTGGTGGTCCTTACCTCATCTGGAAACTGCTATCTACTCACAGTGATGAAGTAACAG ACAATACCAACTGGGCAAGTGGTGAGGATGACCATGTAGTTGCTAGAGCAGAATATGATTTTGTTGCCGTATCTGAAGAAGAAATTTCTTTCCGTGCTGGTGATATGCTGAACTTAGCTCTCAAAG AGCAACAACCCAGAGTACGTGGTTGGCTTCTGGCCAGTCTTGATGGTCAAACAACAGGACTTATACCTGCTAATTATGTCAAAATTCTTGGTAAAAGAAGAGGTAGAAAAACAGTGGAATCCAGTAAAATTTCCAAGCAGCAACAGTCTTTTACCAACACAACACTAATTAaaggagccacagctgctgattCTTTGGATGACCAGGAAGCTGCCTTTGAATCTGTTTTTGTTGAAACGAATAAGGTTCCGGTTGCATCTGATTCCACTGGGAAAAATGGAGATAAACAAGATCTTTGA